The Rhodopseudomonas palustris genome window below encodes:
- a CDS encoding alpha/beta fold hydrolase, whose product MKRPLTVLLGLSAVAAAAYFTFSHWAIRHETLSFYDEARKRPIAVYLAVRRDAEMKSEAGLSTLPVAIVSHGNTVKNTEYSFLANVLAARGYLVASIQHDLPTDAPLMTHQGSLYVGRLAVYERGEKNIFFAINQLKKIVPSADYDHLTLVGHSNGGDISMFFAQQHPELVRRVVTLDNLRVPFVTSGFAKILSFRSKDPHFKTDPGVLPDPNVAKQAGIEIIDTGAQHTELSDRGPDSVKARIQSTLDQFLSEDANSRLGPVDTRRLNSDPRAMGP is encoded by the coding sequence ATGAAGCGACCATTGACAGTGTTGCTGGGGCTGAGCGCGGTGGCTGCCGCTGCTTATTTCACGTTCAGCCATTGGGCGATCAGGCACGAGACGCTGAGCTTCTACGACGAAGCGCGGAAGCGGCCGATCGCCGTCTACCTCGCGGTGCGCCGCGACGCCGAGATGAAATCAGAGGCCGGCCTGTCGACGCTACCGGTCGCCATCGTCAGCCACGGCAACACCGTCAAGAACACCGAATACTCGTTCCTCGCCAACGTTCTCGCGGCGCGCGGCTATCTGGTCGCGAGTATCCAGCACGATCTGCCGACCGACGCGCCGCTGATGACGCATCAGGGCTCGCTCTATGTCGGCCGGCTGGCGGTCTACGAGCGCGGCGAGAAGAACATCTTCTTCGCCATCAACCAGCTCAAGAAGATCGTCCCGAGCGCCGACTACGATCATCTGACGCTGGTCGGCCACTCCAACGGCGGCGACATCTCGATGTTCTTCGCCCAGCAGCATCCGGAACTGGTGCGGCGGGTGGTGACGCTGGACAATCTGCGGGTGCCGTTCGTGACCTCCGGCTTCGCCAAGATATTGTCGTTCCGGTCCAAGGACCCGCACTTCAAGACCGATCCCGGCGTGCTGCCCGATCCGAACGTCGCCAAGCAGGCCGGCATCGAGATCATCGACACCGGCGCCCAGCACACCGAGCTGAGCGACCGCGGCCCCGACAGCGTCAAGGCGCGGATCCAGTCGACGCTCGACCAGTTCCTGTCGGAAGATGCCAACAGCAGGCTCGGTCCGGTGGATACCCGAAGGTTGAACAGCGACCCGCGGGCGATGGGGCCGTAG
- a CDS encoding response regulator, whose protein sequence is MPDSMSTKLIVLVVEDEALLRMNAIDMIEDAGFEAVEASNADDAIAILESRHDIRVVFTDIQIPGSMDGLKLARAISGRWPPIKIIATSGRINVCATDLPDGGRFLAKPYTSGQVTTLLAEITA, encoded by the coding sequence ATGCCCGACTCGATGAGCACGAAGCTGATCGTCCTCGTCGTCGAAGACGAAGCACTACTGCGCATGAACGCGATCGACATGATCGAGGACGCCGGCTTCGAGGCTGTCGAGGCGAGCAATGCCGACGACGCGATCGCGATTCTCGAGAGCCGCCATGACATCCGCGTCGTGTTCACGGACATTCAGATTCCCGGATCGATGGATGGGCTGAAGCTGGCGCGCGCAATCAGCGGCCGTTGGCCGCCGATCAAGATCATCGCGACGTCGGGGCGGATCAACGTCTGCGCAACCGATCTGCCGGACGGCGGCCGGTTCCTGGCCAAGCCGTACACGTCGGGCCAGGTGACGACCCTTCTGGCCGAAATCACCGCCTGA
- a CDS encoding phosphodiesterase, giving the protein MAQKPILIAQISDLHIKAPDSLAYGKVDTARALERCVATLNALAPRPDLVVISGDLADTPTEEEYAHLTRLLAPLQIPLVAIPGNHDSRDLMRTAFAQPLFPAEGALNQVQPVGDVDVVLLDSSVHGQPHGELDDDTLQWLDAVLSSSDRRPALLFLHHPPFRTGIWHMDRQNLRNASAFATIVERYPWVKLVAAGHVHRATLTQFAGVPATICPAPNHAVALDLGELLEPSFRIEPPAFHLHAWFADDSFGDLVTHQVPIGAYDGPHPFFGSDGKLL; this is encoded by the coding sequence ATGGCGCAAAAGCCGATCCTGATCGCGCAGATTTCCGATCTGCATATCAAGGCGCCGGACAGCCTCGCTTACGGCAAGGTCGACACCGCGCGCGCGCTGGAACGCTGCGTCGCCACGCTGAACGCGCTGGCGCCGCGGCCCGACCTCGTGGTGATTTCCGGTGATCTCGCCGACACGCCGACCGAGGAGGAATATGCGCATCTGACGCGGTTGCTGGCGCCGCTGCAGATTCCGCTGGTCGCCATACCGGGCAATCACGATTCGCGCGATCTGATGCGCACGGCGTTCGCCCAGCCTTTGTTTCCGGCCGAGGGCGCGCTCAATCAGGTGCAGCCGGTCGGCGACGTCGACGTCGTGCTGCTGGATTCCAGCGTGCACGGCCAGCCGCACGGCGAACTCGACGACGATACGCTGCAATGGCTCGATGCCGTGCTGTCGTCGTCCGACCGGCGGCCGGCGCTGCTGTTCCTGCATCATCCGCCGTTCCGCACCGGGATCTGGCACATGGACCGCCAGAATCTGCGCAACGCCTCCGCCTTCGCGACGATCGTGGAGCGCTATCCGTGGGTCAAGCTGGTGGCCGCGGGTCACGTCCATCGGGCCACGCTGACGCAATTCGCCGGCGTGCCGGCCACGATCTGCCCCGCGCCGAACCACGCGGTTGCACTCGATCTCGGCGAACTGCTCGAACCATCGTTCCGGATCGAGCCGCCGGCGTTTCATCTGCACGCCTGGTTCGCCGACGACAGCTTCGGCGACCTCGTCACCCACCAGGTCCCGATCGGCGCTTACGACGGCCCGCATCCGTTCTTCGGATCCGACGGAAAGCTGTTGTGA
- a CDS encoding ABC transporter ATP-binding protein, with protein MKADAGHGVAVRIEACGKTFADGTRALSPATLDIARGETLVLLGPSGCGKTTMLRIIAGLEQADAGGRVLFDGADMTRVPIEQRNVGMVFQSYALFPNMTVADNIGYGLKIRGVAKPERAARVAELVALTNITGLENRRIDQLSGGQRQRVALARAVAIRPGILLLDEPLTALDAALRDRLRGELNRLLRSLGITTIYVTHDQSEAMELGDRIVVMSKGAIAQIGAPREIYFRPVSRFVAEFVGAANILEAEIAEGHLRLPGGRLALADAGARPRVVAMIRPETIAIVPPDAATLTGLVDSVSFVGDRQRVVVSGVADRPLSIDASNAVAIRTGDRIGLAVAPEAIRLLPDGS; from the coding sequence ATGAAAGCGGATGCCGGACACGGCGTGGCGGTGCGGATCGAGGCCTGCGGCAAGACCTTCGCCGACGGCACAAGGGCGCTGTCGCCCGCGACGCTCGACATCGCGCGCGGCGAGACGCTGGTGCTGCTCGGCCCAAGCGGCTGCGGCAAGACCACGATGCTGCGGATCATCGCCGGGCTCGAACAGGCCGATGCCGGCGGCCGTGTGTTGTTCGACGGCGCCGACATGACGCGGGTGCCGATCGAGCAGCGCAATGTCGGCATGGTGTTTCAATCCTACGCGTTGTTCCCGAACATGACGGTCGCCGACAATATCGGCTACGGGCTGAAGATCCGCGGCGTGGCGAAGCCGGAGCGCGCCGCCCGGGTCGCCGAACTGGTCGCGCTGACCAACATCACCGGGCTCGAGAACCGCCGGATCGATCAGCTCTCCGGCGGTCAGCGCCAGCGCGTCGCGCTGGCGCGCGCGGTGGCGATCCGTCCCGGCATCCTGCTGCTCGACGAACCTTTGACCGCGCTCGACGCTGCTCTTCGGGACCGTCTGCGCGGCGAGCTCAACCGGCTGCTGCGCTCGCTCGGCATCACCACGATCTACGTCACCCACGACCAGTCCGAAGCGATGGAACTCGGCGACCGCATCGTGGTGATGAGCAAAGGCGCGATCGCGCAGATCGGCGCGCCGCGCGAGATCTACTTCCGGCCCGTCAGCCGCTTTGTCGCGGAGTTCGTCGGCGCCGCCAACATTCTCGAGGCCGAGATCGCCGAGGGCCATTTGCGGCTGCCGGGCGGGCGTCTGGCGCTGGCCGATGCAGGCGCGCGGCCGCGGGTGGTGGCGATGATCCGGCCGGAGACGATCGCGATCGTTCCGCCGGACGCAGCGACACTGACCGGCCTCGTCGACAGCGTCAGCTTCGTCGGCGACCGCCAGCGCGTCGTGGTGTCGGGCGTGGCCGACAGACCGCTGTCGATCGATGCTTCGAACGCCGTAGCGATCCGCACCGGCGACCGGATCGGACTCGCGGTGGCGCCCGAGGCGATCCGGCTGCTGCCGGACGGCTCATAA
- a CDS encoding ABC transporter permease — MRDRLIFTGQLLFTLLVAAFLVVPALLSITAGVTVNYFRGISSGVTLQWVVQVWELYADTILLSFVIAFATLAVTLLVGVPAAYALHVRGGRLSRLIEEIITLPLAIPGLAIALALLLTYGGFGTFRRSWLFILAGHVVFTMPFMVRSVMAVFATIDIRTLDEGAASLGASPWRRFVDVIVPNARPGILAGSLMVVTLSLGEFNLTWMLHTPLTKTLPVGLADAYASMRLEVASAYTLIFFIMIVPLLVAMQLLAEREPKS; from the coding sequence ATGCGCGACCGCCTGATCTTCACCGGACAATTGCTGTTCACGCTGCTGGTCGCCGCGTTCCTCGTGGTGCCGGCGCTGCTGTCGATCACGGCCGGCGTGACCGTGAACTACTTCCGGGGCATCTCGTCCGGCGTGACGCTGCAATGGGTGGTGCAGGTGTGGGAGCTCTATGCCGACACCATCTTGCTGTCGTTCGTGATCGCGTTCGCGACGCTGGCGGTGACGTTGCTGGTCGGCGTGCCGGCGGCCTACGCGCTGCATGTCCGCGGCGGCCGGCTGTCGCGCCTGATCGAGGAGATCATCACGCTGCCGCTGGCGATCCCGGGACTCGCCATCGCGCTGGCGCTGCTGCTGACCTACGGCGGCTTCGGCACGTTCCGCCGCTCCTGGCTGTTCATCCTCGCCGGCCACGTCGTGTTCACCATGCCGTTCATGGTGCGCTCGGTGATGGCGGTGTTCGCCACCATCGACATCCGCACGCTCGACGAGGGCGCGGCCTCGCTCGGCGCGTCGCCGTGGCGGCGGTTCGTCGATGTCATCGTGCCGAATGCGAGGCCGGGTATTCTCGCAGGATCATTGATGGTGGTGACGCTGTCGCTCGGCGAATTCAATCTGACCTGGATGCTGCACACGCCGCTGACCAAGACGCTGCCGGTCGGGCTCGCCGACGCCTACGCCTCGATGCGGCTCGAAGTGGCGTCGGCCTACACGCTGATCTTCTTCATCATGATCGTCCCGCTGCTGGTGGCGATGCAATTGCTGGCCGAGCGGGAGCCGAAATCATGA
- a CDS encoding ABC transporter permease — protein sequence MSQRSFALACLAPLVVLTVAFFVLPMARLVVVGAEGPQGVAGYLAIVLEPRYRATLINTVVLASATTVATLVIATIAAIFLQRHRFPGRAVLVAMLTFPLAFPGVVIGFLIILLAGRQGLIGDVTRLLGGGKVVFAYSIWGLFLGYLYFSIPRVILTIMAAVQKLDPGLEEAARSLGASPWAVQRDVVLPALGPAFVASGAIAFATAMGAFGTAFTLATNIDVLPMLIYTEFTLAANFATAASLSVGLGLISWAMLALARSLSGGTVAATG from the coding sequence ATGTCTCAACGCTCCTTCGCGCTCGCCTGCCTTGCTCCCCTCGTGGTGCTGACCGTCGCGTTCTTCGTGCTGCCGATGGCCCGGCTGGTGGTGGTCGGCGCCGAAGGACCGCAGGGTGTCGCCGGCTATCTGGCGATCGTGCTCGAGCCGCGCTACCGCGCCACGCTGATCAACACCGTTGTGCTGGCGAGCGCGACCACGGTGGCGACGCTGGTGATCGCCACCATCGCGGCGATCTTTCTGCAGCGGCATCGCTTCCCTGGCCGCGCCGTGCTGGTCGCCATGCTGACCTTTCCGCTGGCGTTTCCCGGCGTCGTGATCGGCTTCCTCATCATTCTGCTGGCCGGGCGACAGGGGCTGATCGGCGACGTCACGCGGCTGCTCGGCGGCGGCAAGGTGGTGTTCGCCTATTCGATCTGGGGACTGTTCCTCGGCTATCTGTATTTCTCGATCCCGCGCGTCATCCTCACCATCATGGCGGCGGTGCAGAAGCTCGATCCCGGCCTCGAGGAAGCTGCGCGCTCGCTCGGCGCCAGCCCGTGGGCGGTGCAGCGCGACGTCGTGCTGCCGGCGCTGGGGCCGGCTTTCGTCGCCTCCGGCGCGATCGCGTTTGCGACCGCGATGGGCGCCTTCGGCACCGCCTTCACGCTCGCCACCAATATCGACGTGCTGCCGATGCTGATCTACACCGAGTTCACGCTGGCGGCGAATTTCGCCACCGCCGCGTCGCTGTCGGTCGGCCTCGGGCTGATCTCGTGGGCGATGCTGGCGCTGGCGCGTTCGCTCAGCGGCGGCACCGTCGCGGCGACCGGTTAG